In Osmerus eperlanus chromosome 17, fOsmEpe2.1, whole genome shotgun sequence, a single genomic region encodes these proteins:
- the ndufb2 gene encoding NADH dehydrogenase [ubiquinone] 1 beta subcomplex subunit 2, mitochondrial translates to MSSLGRAVGVLRAGTQVLKRGPQKMLTRKAGGGAHIEAQYRQYPQITKNQKFQAELLSSAMWFWILWHCWHDPDAVLGHFPWPDASAWTDEELGIPADDDE, encoded by the exons ATGTCCTCTTTAGGAAGGGCCGTAGGGGTCCTTCGTGCTGGAACACAGGTTTTAAAACGCGGACCTCAGAAAATGTTAACTCGGAA agctggaggaggagcacacATAGAGGCCCAGTACAGGCAGTACCCCCAGATCACCAAGAATCAGAAGTTTCAAGCAGAGCTCCTTAGTAGTGCCATGTGGTTCTGGATCCTGTGGCACTGCTGGCATGACCCTGATGCCGTGTTG GGTCATTTCCCATGGCCTGATGCATCCGCATGGACAGACGAGGAACTTGGAATCCCAGCTGATGACGATGAATGA
- the kdm7aa gene encoding lysine-specific demethylase 7A, whose protein sequence is MAAAPLYCVCRQPYDVSRFMIECDICKDWFHGSCVQVEEHHAVDIDVYHCPNCDVLHGPSLMKKRNNWHRHDYTEPDDGSKPVQAGTAMFIKQLQNRTFPSGDEILRKMEGDQVTPRFLEKHGFHYPIAVSQMDGLGLKLPPPTFSPKDVEQYVGGDKVVDVIDVARQADSKLKLGEFIKYYYKSHRPKVLNLISLEFSDTKMSDLVVVPDVAQKMSWVENYWPEESYFPKPFVQKYCLMGVKDCYTDFHIDFGGTSVWYHVLWGEKIFYLIKPTQTNLALYEAWSSSSNQSEVFFGDKVDHCYKCVVTQGTTLLIPTGWIHAVLTSQDCMAFGGNFLHNLNIGMQLRCYEMERRLKTPDLFKFPYFQAICWYVAKNLLETLKELREDSCPPQGYLVEGVKALITALKTWLKREVTELSSEVPDHIRPNHLIKELTKEIRYLEEEPGSGGRPVKPQGSGSGLAGCPATRSTLERLCQARRARRAARRLREQQRQAPKVPSNLDILELHTREVLRRLEVGPLEEDPSFSVAVHGKFNKASTASAAAVESQDNNHLRLTLVNGRIIRDVRRPGSSPVKIEGEKGSGGELKIPDELRSERTEACQEEQSTMGREEQKASHLRGLERVKAELRDEASGHSSVSDTESDSDSTTEQKASSSSEEDSGSSQDDEDEEDDDDEERERQSSQRGSGHTIELDQRDQTLRHKDKPLKRERPTSPSTEEAIQGMLSMAGLLCPSKPEEGTNSQEPWWSSSPSQRSPEQRGQHQLQHQRRVLGDKSPMDSQGNSSSEAWDNQGLSLGAPSPLSHTASPGTDYQYCDPSMSPPLHPSKRHASNPPPISNQATKGKRPKKGMATAKQRLGKILKLNRHSRVFV, encoded by the exons ATGGCGGCGGCCCCGCTGTACTGTGTCTGCCGGCAGCCCTATGATGTGAGCCGGTTTATGATCGAATGCGACATCTGTAAAGACTGGTTTCATGGCAG CTGTGTCCAAGTGGAGGAGCACCATGCAGTGGACATCGATGTGTACCACTGTCCCAACTGTGACGTTCTACACGGACCCTCCCTGA TGAAGAAGCGCAACAACTGGCACAGACATGACTACACGGAACCAGACGATGGCAGCAAGCCAGTGCAGGCTGGCACCGCCATGTTCATCAAACAGCTTCAGAACAGGACCTTCCCCAG TGGGGATGAGATCctgaggaagatggagggggaCCAGGTGACCCCCAGGTTCCTGGAGAAGCACGGCTTCCACTACCCCATAGCTGTGTCTCAGATGGACGGGCTGGGCCTGAAGCTACCGCCCCCCACCTTCTCCCCCAAGGATGTGGAGCAGTATGTCG GTGGTGACAAAGTCGTCGATGTCATCGATGTGGCCCGGCAGGCAGACAGCAAGTTGAAACTTGGCGAGTTCATCAAGTATTATTACAAGTCCCATCGGCCAAAGGTGCTGAACCTCATCAGCCTGGAGTTCTCTGACACCAA GATGTCGGACTTGGTGGTGGTTCCGGACGTGGCCCAGAAGATGTCCTGGGTGGAGAACTACTGGCCTGAAGAGTCCTACTTCCCCAAGCCCTTCGTCCAGAAGTACTGTCTCATGGGGGTCAAGGACTGCTACACGGACTTCCACATCGACTTTGGGGGCACCTCTGTGTGGTATCACGTTCTCTGG GGAGAAAAGATCTTCTATTTGATTAAGCCCACCCAAACCAACCTTGCACTATATGAGGCATGGAGCTCATCGTCCAATCAGAGCGAGGTGTTTTTCGGGGACAAGGTGGACCACTGCTACAAGTGTGTGGTGACCCAAGGGACCACTCTGCTCATCCCCACAG gtTGGATCCATGCTGTCCTCACCTCTCAGGATTGCATGGCATTCGGAGGGAACTTCCTCCATAACCTCAATATTGGCATGCAGCTCAG GTGTTATGAGATGGAACGCCGCCTGAAAACACCAGACCTCTTCAAGTTCCCCTACTTCCAAGCCATCTGCTGGTATGTGGCCAAGAACCTGCTGGAGACCCTCAAAG AGTTACGAGAGGACAGCTGTCCACCCCAGGGCTACCTTGTGGAAGGGGTTAAGGCTTTAATCACGGCTCTAAAGACCTGGCTGAAGAGAGAG GTTACTGAGCTGAGCAGCGAGGTTCCCGACCATATCAGGCCCAACCATCTGATTAAAGAGCTCACCAAGGAAATCCGCTACCTGGAG GAGGAGCCAGGCAGCGGAGGCCGCCCAGTGAAACCTCAGGGAAGCGGGTCAGGGCTGGCGGGGTGCCCGGCCACCCGCTCCACCCTGGAGAGGCTGTGCCAGGCTCGGAGGGCACGGCGGGCAGCCAGGCGTCTCCGGGAGCAGCAGCGCCAGGCGCCCAAGGTGCCCTCCAACCTGGACATCCTGGAGCTGCACACCAGGGAGGTGCtcaggaggctggaggtggggcccctggaggag GACCCGTCCTTCAGCGTGGCGGTCCACGGCAAGTTTAACAAGGCCTCCACCGCCTCTGCCGCCGCTGTGGAGAGTCAGGACAACAACCACCTGCGTTTAACGCTGGTCAACGGCAGAATCATCCG agatgtGCGGAGGCCGGGTAGCAGCCCTGTGAAGATAGAGGGGGAAAAGGGATCGGGGGGTGAGCTGAAGATCCCAGACGAGCTGAGGAGCGAGAGGACCGAGGCGTGCCAGGAGGAGCAAAGCACTATGGGAAGGGAGGAGCAGAAAGCCAGCCACCTCC GGGGTCTGGAGAGGGTGAAGGCTGAACTCAGGGATGAAGCCTCGGGGCACTCCAGTGTGTCAGACACAGAATCCGACAGCGATTCCACCACAGAG caaaaagcctcctcctcctcagaggaaGATTCAGGGAGCTCCCAGGATGATGAAgacgaggaggatgatgatgacgaggagagggagaggcagtccTCCCAGAGAGGCTCAGGGCACACCATAGAGCTGGACCAGAGGGACCAGACACTCAGGCACAAAGACAAACCCCTCAAACG AGAACGTCCTACCTCACCCAGCACAGAAGAGGCCATTCAGGGCATGCTCTCTATGGCCGGCCTGCTGTGCCCCTCCAAGCCAGAAGAGGGCACCAACTCCCAGGAGCCGTGGTGGTCCAGCAGCCCCAGCCAGCGCTCCCCAGAGCAGAGGGGCCAGCACCAGCTGCAGCACCAGAGGAGGGTCCTGGGGGACAAGAGCCCCATGGACAGCCAGGGCAACAGCAGCAGCGAGGCCTGGGACAATCAGGGGCTCTCCCTGGGAGCCCCCAGTCCCCTGAGCCACACGGCCAGCCCAGGGACAGACTACCAGTACTGTGacccctccatgtctccccccctgcacccctccaAAAGGCACGCTTCCAACCCCCCGCCCATCAGCAATCAAGCCACGAAAG GCAAGCGGCCCAAGAAAGGGATGGCTACTGCCAAGCAGAGGCTTGGGAAGATCCTGAAGCTGAACAGACACAGTCGGGTGTTTGTGTAG
- the LOC134037431 gene encoding endoplasmic reticulum-Golgi intermediate compartment protein 2-like encodes MRRLSKKKALSLVKELDAFPKIPESYVETTATGGTVSLIAFTAMALLVFFEFFVYRETWMKYDYEVDKDFSSKMRINIDITVAMKCQHVGADILDLAETMITSNGLRYEPVIFELSPQQRLWHRTLLLVQNNLREEHALQEVLYKSVLKGSPTALPPREHNPTEPLSACRIHGHVYVNKVAGNFHVTVGKPIHHPRGHAHIAAFVSHDTYNFSHRIDHLSFGEEIPGIINPLDGTEKITDNNNHMFQYFITVVPTKLHTSKVSADTHQFSVTERERVINHAAGSHGVSGIFVKYDTSSLMVTVSEQHMPLWQFLVRLCGIIGGIFSTTGMLHGLVGFCFDVIGCRLKLGSYRPREAPYPGSQINNHAPLLSDDTASE; translated from the exons ATGAGGCGTTTGTCGAAAAAGAAGGCTCTGAgcctggtgaaggagttggATGCTTTTCCAAAGATCCCGGAAAGCTATGTAGAGACAACTGCTACCGGGGGAACAG TGTCTTTGATAGCATTCACTGCCATGGCACTGCTTGTCTTCTTTGAGTTTTTTGTCTACCGAGAAACCTGGATGAAGTATGACTATGAAGTTGATAAGGATTTTTCCAG CAAAATGAGAATAAACATAGATATCACCGTTGCCATGAAATGTCAGC ATGTGGGTGCAGACATTCTGGATCTGGCAGAAACCATGATCACATCTAATGGTCTTCGCTATGAACCT GTGATTTTTGAGCTGTCTCCACAACAAAGACTGTGGCACAG GACTCTGCTGCTGGTCCAGAACAACCTGAGAGAGGAGCATGCCCTTCAGGAGGTCCTGTACAAGAGTGTCCTGAAGGGATCCCCCACTGCCCTGCCCCCCCG ggAACACAACCCCACAGAGCCTCTCAGTGCTTGTAGGATCCATGGGCATGTTTATGTCAACAAAGTAGCAGGGAACTTCCATGTCACAGTGGGAAA GCCTATCCATCATCCTCGTGGACACGCACACATAGCTGCCTTTGTCAGCCATGATA CATACAATTTCTCCCATCGGATAGACCATCTGTCTTTTGGTGAGGAGATCCCAGGCATCATCAATCCTCTGGATGGCACAGAGAAAATCACAGATAACA ATAACCATATGTTCCAGTACTTTATCACAGTAGTTCCCACCAAGCTCCACACATCCAAGgtgtctgcagacacacaccagttCTCTGTGACTGAGCGG GAGAGGGTGATAAACCATGCGGCGGGCAGCCACGGCGTGTCTGGTATTTTCGTCAAGTACGACACCAGTTCTCTGATGGTGACGGTTAGCGAGCAGCACATGCCACTCTGGCAGTTCCTGGTACGACTATGTGGCATCATCGGGGGCATATTCTCCACCACAG GAATGCTCCATGGACTGGTTGGTTTCTGCTTTGATGTGATTGGCTGTCGCCTCAAACTGGGTTCATACAGACCCAGGGAG GCTCCATACCCAGGCAGCCAGATAAATAACCATGCACCTCTCCTATCAGACGACACTGCAAGCGAGTAA